The Alicyclobacillus vulcanalis genome has a window encoding:
- a CDS encoding LacI family DNA-binding transcriptional regulator — protein sequence MATVKDIARLAGVSPTTVSWALNGKRVSEESLRRVLEAARELNYHPKMSARSLRAGKVFSIGFYIVNPSLDPRLNGYLFPMLAGISKVLAEDNYAMQFDIIMPDKLDLLVKKALEHSVDGMLILPQFQGVTEQLLKDLPDKFPVVYMQQDPGADPEHCVVIDQAAGVDLAIRRLYQLGHRDIGIITGPEEHVDNQLRLAAARRVFADLGLTWREAWVAHGQFDMESGEAGMRRILQANPRPTAVFCFNDYMAIGALRAAAAAGLSVPEDVSILGFDDTDVAEASTPALTTIQQPVFQQGQQAAAMLMQLIKGEAAAAKVERIQPAVIERSSVERRPS from the coding sequence GTGGCCACTGTGAAGGACATCGCGCGCCTGGCGGGCGTGTCGCCGACGACGGTCTCCTGGGCGCTCAATGGAAAGCGCGTCAGCGAAGAGTCGCTGCGGCGGGTGCTCGAGGCGGCGCGCGAGTTGAACTACCATCCGAAGATGAGCGCGCGAAGCCTGCGCGCCGGCAAGGTGTTCTCCATCGGGTTTTACATCGTCAACCCCAGCTTGGATCCTCGGTTGAACGGATACCTGTTTCCCATGCTCGCCGGCATCTCGAAGGTGTTGGCCGAGGACAACTACGCCATGCAGTTCGACATCATCATGCCCGACAAGCTCGATCTTTTAGTGAAAAAAGCGCTTGAACATTCTGTCGACGGCATGCTCATCCTGCCCCAGTTTCAGGGCGTCACCGAGCAGTTGCTCAAAGATCTTCCCGACAAGTTCCCCGTCGTTTACATGCAGCAGGATCCCGGGGCCGACCCCGAGCACTGTGTCGTGATCGATCAGGCGGCGGGCGTGGACCTCGCCATTCGGCGCCTGTATCAGCTCGGTCACAGGGACATCGGCATCATCACCGGCCCGGAAGAGCACGTCGACAATCAGCTGCGCCTTGCCGCGGCGCGGCGGGTGTTTGCCGATCTCGGCCTAACCTGGCGCGAAGCGTGGGTGGCGCACGGCCAGTTTGACATGGAGAGCGGCGAGGCGGGCATGCGCCGCATCCTGCAGGCGAATCCTCGCCCGACGGCGGTGTTCTGTTTCAACGACTACATGGCCATCGGCGCGCTCCGAGCGGCCGCGGCGGCGGGCCTCAGCGTGCCGGAGGACGTGTCCATCCTCGGCTTTGACGACACGGACGTGGCGGAGGCGAGCACCCCCGCGCTGACCACGATACAGCAGCCGGTATTTCAGCAGGGCCAGCAGGCTGCCGCCATGCTGATGCAGCTCATCAAGGGAGAAGCGGCTGCGGCAAAGGTGGAGCGGATACAGCCGGCCGTGATCGAGCGGTCGTCGGTGGAGCGGAGGCCGTCGTGA
- a CDS encoding FxLYD domain-containing protein, whose amino-acid sequence MKTRWSGALAVLIALGTGASPAWASVHSAATHAKAHVGVRAADMAAASMSAEIQILHDALTASELSSVQAAAQAAANLPASTWVSWLYPSASSPSAAQTQTAQALGALLTLVTYGAVADDGQNIAQNLQTLQSTSPLLSPAAVSMFYQNFFVLVGQSSKSVLSGQATTSTAGHALAQAAALTPQLAAYLRQSGLSPDDLARAYVSFASAVDSQGAAQTALLTRICTNILGFGAPTSTATITVNAAANLGQVPTTAFGLNAAVWDSGLNSQTVISEVQALHPALIRWPGGSISDVYNWETNTRNDGGYVNPDDTFDHFMQFVNAVGSTPIITVNYGTGTPQLAADWVKYADVTHHDNVMYWEIGNEIYGNGYYNGNGWEADDHAVAGQPQKGNPGLSPQAYAQNALQFIKAMRAEDPSIKIGAVLTMPYNWPWGATVNGNDDWNTVVLKALGPYIDFVDVHWYPETPGQETDAGLLADTDQIPAMVAELKREVNTYAGSNAKNIQIFVTETNSVSYNPGEQSTNLPEALFLADDLTGFIQAGAANVDWWDLFNGAEDNYTSPSLYGQNLFGDYGLLSSGQTTQNGWQEPPANTPLPPYNGFQLVSDFAQPGDTMLGSTTSQSAIDVHAVRKPNGDISLMLVNRSPSAIYSANLNVLGFGPFVVTHALAYGEGSSRVAPMPVLPVPGAPIKLMPYSGIDLTLHPLIPAPHAAAQVTDTLTLSSPTVTAGGAETLSASFQADRPVHHATVELELYDSTNDLVATHTVSDVDLQPGSATSETWSFTAPAANGNYRVEAFVFDPVTGATYDADTQGAVLTVNQPPQATYGDIVTKDTVITVNGTTYDVPAPDAGGHYPSGTNISVAPGDTVTVQTTFVNVSSTDALQNGLIDMEVDGSNGAILQKYWPSTTLLPGQSETVTATWQVPANVAAGTYPLNFQAFNTSSWTGNCYFTNGGVVNFVIS is encoded by the coding sequence TTGAAGACTCGATGGTCAGGTGCGCTGGCTGTGCTCATCGCCCTCGGAACGGGTGCCTCGCCCGCTTGGGCCAGTGTCCACAGCGCGGCCACGCACGCAAAGGCGCACGTCGGCGTGCGCGCTGCGGATATGGCCGCAGCGTCCATGTCGGCCGAGATTCAGATTCTGCACGACGCGCTCACGGCTTCCGAGCTGTCGTCCGTCCAGGCCGCGGCACAGGCCGCCGCCAACCTGCCTGCCTCCACGTGGGTGAGCTGGCTGTATCCGAGCGCCTCCTCGCCGAGCGCCGCACAGACGCAGACGGCGCAGGCCCTGGGCGCGCTCCTCACCTTGGTCACGTATGGCGCCGTCGCAGACGATGGCCAAAACATCGCACAGAATTTGCAAACCCTTCAGTCGACTTCGCCGCTCTTATCGCCCGCGGCCGTCTCGATGTTCTATCAAAACTTCTTCGTGCTCGTCGGCCAATCGTCCAAATCCGTGCTTTCGGGCCAGGCAACCACCTCCACCGCCGGCCACGCCCTCGCCCAAGCGGCCGCGCTGACGCCACAGCTCGCCGCGTACCTGCGCCAATCCGGTCTTTCGCCGGACGATCTCGCCCGCGCCTACGTGAGCTTTGCCTCCGCCGTGGATTCGCAGGGCGCGGCGCAAACGGCTCTCCTGACGCGCATCTGCACCAACATCCTGGGCTTTGGCGCGCCGACCTCCACGGCGACCATCACCGTCAACGCCGCGGCGAACCTTGGACAGGTGCCGACCACCGCGTTTGGCCTGAACGCGGCCGTGTGGGACAGCGGTCTCAACTCCCAGACCGTCATCTCCGAGGTGCAAGCGCTCCACCCCGCCCTCATCCGCTGGCCCGGAGGCTCCATCTCGGACGTGTACAATTGGGAGACCAACACGCGGAACGACGGCGGCTACGTGAATCCCGACGACACGTTTGATCACTTCATGCAGTTTGTGAATGCCGTCGGCTCCACGCCTATCATCACGGTCAACTACGGCACCGGCACGCCACAGCTCGCCGCCGACTGGGTGAAGTACGCCGACGTGACCCACCACGACAACGTCATGTATTGGGAAATTGGCAACGAGATTTACGGCAACGGTTACTACAACGGCAACGGGTGGGAGGCGGACGATCACGCCGTGGCCGGCCAGCCGCAAAAAGGCAACCCTGGTTTAAGCCCGCAGGCGTACGCGCAAAACGCCCTGCAGTTCATCAAGGCGATGCGCGCCGAGGACCCGTCCATCAAGATTGGGGCCGTGCTCACGATGCCGTACAACTGGCCGTGGGGCGCGACCGTGAACGGCAACGACGACTGGAATACCGTCGTCCTGAAGGCGCTCGGGCCCTACATCGATTTTGTGGACGTGCACTGGTACCCCGAGACGCCCGGGCAGGAGACCGACGCCGGCCTGCTCGCCGACACAGATCAAATCCCCGCCATGGTGGCGGAGCTCAAGCGCGAAGTGAACACCTACGCCGGATCGAACGCGAAGAACATCCAAATCTTTGTGACCGAGACCAACAGCGTATCGTACAACCCCGGCGAGCAGTCGACCAACCTGCCTGAAGCGCTCTTCTTGGCGGACGATCTCACCGGGTTCATCCAGGCCGGCGCGGCCAACGTCGACTGGTGGGATCTGTTCAACGGCGCCGAGGACAACTACACAAGCCCGAGCCTCTACGGCCAGAACCTGTTTGGCGATTATGGACTCTTGTCCTCCGGCCAGACCACGCAAAACGGTTGGCAGGAGCCGCCCGCCAACACGCCGCTTCCGCCCTACAATGGCTTCCAGCTGGTCTCGGATTTCGCGCAGCCCGGCGACACGATGCTCGGCTCCACCACGTCGCAGAGCGCCATCGACGTGCACGCCGTGCGCAAGCCGAATGGCGACATTTCGCTCATGCTCGTCAATCGCAGCCCATCCGCCATCTACAGCGCCAACCTGAACGTGCTCGGGTTCGGGCCGTTTGTCGTGACACATGCGCTCGCGTACGGTGAAGGCTCGAGCCGCGTGGCGCCCATGCCGGTTCTTCCCGTCCCCGGCGCGCCCATCAAGCTCATGCCCTACAGCGGGATCGATCTCACCCTGCACCCGCTCATTCCGGCGCCACACGCCGCCGCGCAGGTGACCGATACGCTCACGCTGTCTTCGCCCACGGTGACGGCCGGCGGTGCGGAGACGCTCTCCGCCTCGTTCCAGGCGGATCGACCGGTTCATCACGCCACGGTGGAGCTCGAGCTGTATGACTCGACGAACGATCTCGTCGCCACCCACACCGTCTCGGATGTCGATCTTCAGCCGGGATCGGCCACAAGCGAGACGTGGAGTTTCACCGCACCGGCCGCGAACGGCAATTACCGCGTTGAGGCGTTTGTGTTTGACCCGGTGACGGGCGCGACGTACGACGCGGACACGCAGGGCGCGGTTCTGACCGTCAACCAGCCGCCTCAGGCGACCTACGGCGACATCGTGACGAAAGACACGGTCATCACGGTGAACGGGACGACGTACGACGTTCCGGCACCTGATGCGGGCGGGCACTATCCGTCGGGGACGAATATTTCGGTGGCACCCGGGGACACGGTGACCGTGCAGACGACGTTTGTCAACGTCTCATCGACGGACGCGCTGCAGAACGGGCTCATCGACATGGAAGTGGACGGATCGAACGGGGCCATCCTGCAGAAATACTGGCCGAGCACGACTCTTTTGCCTGGCCAATCGGAGACGGTGACGGCGACGTGGCAAGTGCCTGCGAATGTGGCGGCCGGAACGTACCCGCTCAACTTCCAGGCCTTCAACACGAGCAGCTGGACGGGAAACTGTTACTTCACAAACGGTGGCGTGGTCAACTTCGTGATCAGCTGA
- a CDS encoding glycerol-3-phosphate responsive antiterminator, protein MSGQGHGAARPFEGRRVLPAVRSLKDYEELMQSDEPVVVLLETHLTALPSLVRMANRAGKHLILHADLIQGLKHDEAGTQFLCQMIRPFGIISTHASVIATAKKQGVVAIQRVFLIDSHSLRTSYRVLQQAKPDYLEVLPGVLPQLIAEIREETGLPVLAGGFVRTKEDVDRAVAAGATAVTTSVRGLWGL, encoded by the coding sequence GTGAGCGGCCAAGGCCATGGGGCGGCGCGCCCATTCGAAGGCCGAAGAGTGCTGCCGGCGGTGCGCAGCCTCAAGGACTACGAGGAGCTGATGCAGAGCGATGAGCCGGTGGTGGTCCTCCTCGAGACCCACTTGACAGCGCTGCCCAGCCTGGTGCGCATGGCCAACCGCGCGGGCAAGCACCTGATCCTCCACGCGGATCTGATCCAGGGCTTGAAGCACGACGAGGCCGGGACGCAGTTTCTGTGCCAGATGATCCGCCCGTTCGGCATCATCTCTACGCATGCGAGCGTGATCGCCACCGCCAAGAAACAGGGCGTGGTGGCCATCCAGCGGGTGTTTCTCATCGACTCGCACAGCCTGCGCACGAGTTACCGCGTCTTGCAGCAGGCGAAGCCGGACTATCTCGAGGTGCTGCCGGGCGTGCTCCCGCAGCTCATCGCCGAGATTCGCGAAGAGACGGGCTTGCCGGTGCTTGCCGGAGGCTTTGTCCGCACGAAGGAGGACGTGGATCGGGCCGTCGCGGCGGGAGCCACGGCGGTCACCACGTCGGTTCGAGGGCTGTGGGGGCTCTGA